Genomic window (Armatimonadota bacterium):
GTCCGTCGTCGATGAGCGCGGCCGCCCGGCTGCGGACGTCCTTGCCCCGGTTGGCGCGGGCATGACGGCTCACCCGGGAGTCCGAGTACAACGCCGGGACTCCGTCCGCGCCGCCCGTGCCCAACAGATGGATGACCATGCCAGACCCTTAGAAGTCTTTCAACGACCAAACGACGAGGCCACTGAGCAACTTGGGGTAGTAATAGGTCGATTTTTGCGGCATCTTCTCTCCCCCTAGGGCAATTAGCCTCATGTCATCGACCGTCGGGGGGTTCATCAGGAAGCTTGCAGGCGATCCGTTTTCGACCGCTTCGACGGCTTCCGACTCGATCCGCGTGTATCCGAAAAAGTCCAAGCCCTTGAGCCCCAATACCTTTTCGAAAATGTATCCGTGGAGCACAGAAACGTCCAGACCGTTCAGGAACGGGGTCCCCCCGCCCTCGATCTTCGACGCCGTCCTGTCGAGGTCTTTCACCTTGGCGACGAACCCTTGACCACCTGGCAAGGCCACTCCGAACGCCCGGCCACCTTGGGCTGAAACCGCTTCGATCTCGGACATCAGCGACGCGTTCGCGCATTCCGTGAGTTCAAAGTCCGCCGACATGAGGCTCTTCAAATCGTCCGCGGACATCGGCATCGACTTGAGGATCCGGTGGGTCGGAAGCAGCACCAGTCCAGGATCCGTCATGCTGTCGACCGCCATCATCATATAGTCCTCCGCGACCAGGCCGTCGACGTCGCCCTTCGCTTCCCGGAACGCGAGCGCGGTCTCGTAGCGGTGATGGCCGTCGGCGATCCAAAGCCGCTTGTCCTCCAAGGCCCGCACGAGGCCTTCGACGGCGGTCGGTTCGTCGATGACGTCGAGCGTGTGGCGGATACCGTCTTCGCGGGTGAGCAGGTCTCCGACCTGCCGGCCCGGTGACGACGCGACCAGGGAGTGGACGGCGTTATCGTCGTCCTCGTAGAGTCCAAAAATGCATTCGAGATGGCTGTGGGTCGCCTCGAGAATCCGCAACCGGTCCTCTTTGTGCTTGGGAAA
Coding sequences:
- a CDS encoding DUF1015 domain-containing protein; the encoded protein is MATVRPFQGLRFRPNAGRLEDLVAPPYDVISPAERETLAEKSPHNVVRLTLPEQREDDRSKFVKYARSAAQLEEWRRDGTLALEERPSFYRYSQTFQVPGSDRSFTRTSLIVLLKVEPYAKGVVLPHEQTFPKHKEDRLRILEATHSHLECIFGLYEDDDNAVHSLVASSPGRQVGDLLTREDGIRHTLDVIDEPTAVEGLVRALEDKRLWIADGHHRYETALAFREAKGDVDGLVAEDYMMMAVDSMTDPGLVLLPTHRILKSMPMSADDLKSLMSADFELTECANASLMSEIEAVSAQGGRAFGVALPGGQGFVAKVKDLDRTASKIEGGGTPFLNGLDVSVLHGYIFEKVLGLKGLDFFGYTRIESEAVEAVENGSPASFLMNPPTVDDMRLIALGGEKMPQKSTYYYPKLLSGLVVWSLKDF